One stretch of Amblyraja radiata isolate CabotCenter1 chromosome 9, sAmbRad1.1.pri, whole genome shotgun sequence DNA includes these proteins:
- the LOC116977292 gene encoding probable G-protein coupled receptor 139 produces MKVGDATKPYSNRLTMAKQKKVGLDFAQDRALPSITSRRHHLPPNMREATILHQIEDIYYPVIAAVGIPVNFMAIVILSRGKCGLSRCINLYLVAMAMADSMVIFTDVLLYTIIPFHFPGTYMDTTPASSLILVLLSAATDVSVWFTVTFTFDRFVAICCQKLRTKYCTTETATVVLTAVSVVLSLKNIPWYFIYEPEYIVDNVPWGVKTLSNFYTESAWVAFDCLSIILTPFLPFLLILLLNALTVRHILVSGRIRRKLQQCNNNEDHRDPEMVKRRKSIILLLTISGSFILLWMTNVLFFLYWRIANVYDFTSVHDPSYIAKQTGYMLQLLSCCTNTCIYVVSQTRFREQLWDALMYPFTAVVAWFR; encoded by the exons ATGAAAGTCGGAGATGCCACTAAACCTTACAGCAACCGACTGACCATGGCAAAGCAAAAAAAGGTGGGGCTGGACTTCGCCCAAG ATCGTGCACTTCCCTCCATCACCAGTAGAAGACATCACCTTCCACCAAACATGCGGGAGGCAACAATACTGCATCAGATAGAAGACATTTACTACCCTGTTATTGCAGCTGTGGGAATTCCAG TCAACTTCATGGCCATTGTGATCCTGTCGAGAGGAAAGTGCGGACTCTCCAGGTGTATCAAtctctacctggtggccatggcaatgGCGGATTCGATGGTCATTTTCACTGATGTGCTACTGTACACGATCATTCCTTTTCATTTCCCGGGAACTTACATGGACACCACTCCTGCAAGTTCCCTCATACTCGTCCTGCTCTCTGCAGCCACCGATgtctctgtctggttcaccgtcactttcaccttcgACCGATTTGTTGCCATCTGTTGTCAGAAGCTGAGAACAAAATATTGTACCACGGAAACTGCCACAGTGGTTCTAACAGCAGTGAGCGtggtgctcagtctgaagaacatccCTTGGTATTTTATATATGAGCCTGAGTATATTGTTGACAATGTACCTTGGGGTGTGAAAACCTTATCGAACTTTTACACGGAAAGTGCCTGGGTGGCTTTTGACTGCCTTTCTATTATTTTAACCCCTTTCCTTCCATTCCTCCTGATTCTGCTGCTCAATGCCTTGACGGTCAGACACATTCTGGTGTCAGGCAGAATCCGCAGGAAGCTACAGCAATGCAACAATAATGAGGATCACCGTGATCCAGAGATGGTGAAGAGAAGGAAATCCATCATTTTGCTCCTCACCATTTCAGGCAGTTTTATACTTTTATGGATGACGAATGTTCTGTTTTTCCTCTACTGGAGGATTGCAAATGTTTATGATTTCACGAGTGTCCATGACCCCAGTTACATCGCTAAACAAACAGGCTACATGTTGCAGCTTCTGAGCTGCTGCACCAACACCTGTATTTATGTGGTGTCCCAGACTCGGTTCAGAGAGCAGCTGTGGGATGCCCTAATGTACCCATTCACCGCGGTTGTTGCATGGTTTCGGTGA